Part of the Pseudodesulfovibrio mercurii genome is shown below.
GCACCGAGGAGCGCATCCTGCGCGCCTCGGACATCATCCTGCGGCGCGGCGCGGCCCAGGTCATCCTGCTCGGCGACGAGAAGACCATCCGCGACAACGCCTCCAAGTACGGCGTGGACATCTCCGCCGCGCAGCTCATCGACCCGGCCAACTCCGACCTGCTCGACCCGTTCGCCGAGGAATACCTGGAGCTGCGCAAGCACAAGGGGCTGATCGCCGAACAGGCCTGGGACCGTATGTCCGATCCCACCTACTTCGGCACCATGATGGTCCACAAGGGCTTTGCCGACGGCATGGTCTCCGGGTCCATCAACACCACGGCCCACACCATCCGGCCCGCCTTCGAGTTCGTCAAGACCAAGCCGGGCATCTCCATCGTGTCGAGCGTCTTCCTCATGTGCCTCAAGGACCGCGTGCTGGTCTACGGCGACTGCGCCGTGAACCCCAACCCCAACGCGGGCCAGCTGGCCGAAATCGCCCTGGGCTCCGCCGAGACCGCCAGGATCTTCGGCGTGGAACCCCGCGTGGCCATGCTCTCCTACTCCACCGGCTCGTCCGGCAAGGGCGAGGACGTGGACAAGGTCATCGAGGCCACCAAGATCGCCCGTGAGCGCATGGTCGAGCGCGGCCTGAACTTCCCCATCGAGGGACCTATCCAGTACGACGCCGCCATCGATCCGGACGTGGCCCGCGTGAAGATGCCCGACTCCGACGTGGCCGGAAAGGCCACCGTGTTCATCTTCCCGGACCTGAACACCGGCAACAACACGTACAAGGCGGTGCAGCGTGCCGCCAACGCCGTGGCCATCGGCCCGGTGCTCCAGGGTCTGAACAAGCCGGTCAACGACCTCTCCCGTGGTTGCACCGTTCCCGATATCGTCAACACAGTCGCCATCACGGCCATCCAGGCCCAGGCGGAAAAAGGTGAATAGATGAAAATTCTCGTGATCAATTCAGGCAGTTCCTCCATCAAGTACCAACTGCTCGACATGGCCGACGAGTCCATCCTGGGCACCGGCCTTGTCGAGCGCATCGGAGAGGCCCAGGGGACCCTGACCCACAAGGCCCATCCCGGCACGGACGCCGAGGCCGTGGTCAAGCTGGAGCAGCCCATTCCCGATCACGGGGTGGGTCTGCAGCTGGCCATCGACCTGTTGAGCACGGGCGACAACGCGGTCTGCAACCGCGAGGAGATCGGCGCCGTGGGCCACCGCGTGGTGGCCGGCGGCCCGTTCAACGCCCCGGTGATCATCGAGGAGAGCATGTGGCCCGACCTGACCGAGACCGAACGGCTCGCGCCCCTGCACAACCCCGCCAACCTGGGCGGGGCCAAGGAGGCCGCCAAGCTCTTTCCCGGCGTGCCCCAGGTCCTGGTCTTTGACACCGCCTTCCACCAGACCATGCCGCCCCACGCGTACATGTATGCCATTCCCTACGAATACTACGAGAAGGACCGCATTCGCCGCTACGGCGCCCACGGCACCTCCCACAAGTACGTGGCAGGCGAGTGCGCCCGGCTCATGGGCAAGGCCGTGGAGGACATCAACCTGATCACCATCCACATGGGCAACGGCGCATCCATGGCCGCGGTCAAGAACGGCCGGTGCGTGGACACCTCCATGGGGTTGACCCCGCTGGAGGGGTTGGTCATGGGCACGCGCTGCGGCGACCTGGACCCGGCCGTGCACAACTACCTGGCCGTGAACCGGGGGCTGGACGTGGCCACCATCGACAACATCCTGCACAAGGAGTCCGGTCTCAAGGGACTGTGCGGCTACGGCGACATGCGCGACGTGCACGCGGCCGTGGACCGGGGCGATGAGCGCGCCAAGCTGGCCCTGGAGGTGCAGACCTACCGGACCCGCAAATACATCGGCGCCTACACGGCCGCGCTCGGCCATGTGGACGGCGTGGTCTTCACCGCCGGCATCGGCGAGAACGACGACATCGTCCGCGCCAAAACCATCGAGGGGCTGGAATCCTTCGGCATGAAGATCGACGTCGAAGCGAACGCGATCCGCTCCAAGGAAGCCCGCAAGATCAGCACCGCCGACAGCACGGTGGCGATCTGGGTCATTCCGACCAACGAGGAACTGGCCATCGCCCGCGAGGCCCTGGCGCTCGTCAAGTAACACGCCCCGTTGCGGGGGGCCCGCGGGCCCTGGGGACAAACATACATGGAGGTAGGTAGCATGCCTTCCAAGGAAGACCTGTACCAGACATTCGTGCAAAAGGCGGAGCTCGTCTCCGCCAAAGTCACCGGCATCGCCAACGAGGACGAGGCCATCAAATACGTCATCAACCTGTGTGGCGAGAAGGAGGCCTGCCAGCTGCTGATCAGCGGCTGCGAAGCCGACCTGTCCGACAAGGCCGAGGCCCTGTGCGAGACCAAGCAGAAAAAGGTCATCGCCGCGCCGGGCCTCAAGGCCGAACTGTACGAAAAGCTTGCCGCCCAGGCCGAGAAGGCCGGGTTCGAGTGCATCGACAAGGGCATGCGCGACCACCTGGCGGGCGTGGACATCGGCTTCACCTTCGCCGAGTACGGCATCGCCGACACCGGCACCCTGATGCTCGACTGTCCCGGCGAGGAGCTGCGCCTGGCCACCATGGTCAGCGAGTTCCACGTCTGCGTGCTGCCCAAGTCCAAGATCAAGGCCAACACCTACGCCGTGGAAAAGCTGATGCTGACGCGCATGAAGAAG
Proteins encoded:
- a CDS encoding acetate/propionate family kinase codes for the protein MKILVINSGSSSIKYQLLDMADESILGTGLVERIGEAQGTLTHKAHPGTDAEAVVKLEQPIPDHGVGLQLAIDLLSTGDNAVCNREEIGAVGHRVVAGGPFNAPVIIEESMWPDLTETERLAPLHNPANLGGAKEAAKLFPGVPQVLVFDTAFHQTMPPHAYMYAIPYEYYEKDRIRRYGAHGTSHKYVAGECARLMGKAVEDINLITIHMGNGASMAAVKNGRCVDTSMGLTPLEGLVMGTRCGDLDPAVHNYLAVNRGLDVATIDNILHKESGLKGLCGYGDMRDVHAAVDRGDERAKLALEVQTYRTRKYIGAYTAALGHVDGVVFTAGIGENDDIVRAKTIEGLESFGMKIDVEANAIRSKEARKISTADSTVAIWVIPTNEELAIAREALALVK
- a CDS encoding LutC/YkgG family protein, translated to MPSKEDLYQTFVQKAELVSAKVTGIANEDEAIKYVINLCGEKEACQLLISGCEADLSDKAEALCETKQKKVIAAPGLKAELYEKLAAQAEKAGFECIDKGMRDHLAGVDIGFTFAEYGIADTGTLMLDCPGEELRLATMVSEFHVCVLPKSKIKANTYAVEKLMLTRMKKTPDYLAFITGASRTADIERVLALGVHGPLELHILILED